In Labilibaculum sp. DW002, one DNA window encodes the following:
- a CDS encoding MlaD family protein — MKFSKDAKIGLVVIGAIVILIWGVSFLKGFNVFSSEQFFYASYDRVDGLKKSSYVTLKGFKVGQIKSIRFSNASADQLLVQFSISEDFKLPVNSIAHIESSDIMGTKQIKLIPGNSKSILQSGDTIKGSIEGDLKEQVSMQMLPLKKKAEKLMSGVDSVLTVIQYIFNENTRDNLTRSFGSIEQTFKKLENASGTLDTIITGQKSHFENIFSNVDSITTNLKDNNKNISSILTNFSSISDSLSAADIAQTINNAKLTLKQTNEILDKINSGKGSMGMLINNDTLYMNLEAASNGLTNLLIDVKNNPKKYMHFSLFDTGKTVYMNSDKSKKKRDKLNQVYYRVQILSASKQIALDDTSLKGHKKVQEIFFNGRYKYTIGHTQNYKEIIRQLKKIKEDFPDAFVIKISPEN, encoded by the coding sequence TTTCTTGAAGGGATTTAACGTCTTCTCCAGCGAACAGTTTTTTTATGCCAGCTATGACCGCGTAGATGGTTTAAAGAAATCAAGCTATGTCACCCTTAAAGGTTTTAAGGTAGGACAAATAAAATCAATTCGATTTAGCAATGCATCAGCAGATCAACTACTCGTTCAATTTTCTATTTCTGAAGATTTTAAATTGCCAGTAAATTCTATTGCGCATATTGAAAGTTCAGATATCATGGGAACAAAACAAATCAAACTGATTCCTGGAAATTCAAAAAGTATTCTTCAATCAGGAGACACAATTAAAGGAAGCATCGAAGGGGATTTAAAGGAGCAAGTAAGTATGCAAATGCTCCCTTTAAAAAAGAAAGCCGAAAAATTGATGTCTGGAGTGGATTCCGTACTTACAGTAATACAATATATATTTAATGAAAACACAAGAGACAATCTAACGAGAAGTTTTGGGAGTATCGAACAGACATTTAAAAAACTGGAGAATGCATCAGGGACTCTTGACACAATAATTACAGGACAAAAAAGTCATTTTGAAAATATCTTTTCGAATGTCGATTCAATAACAACAAACTTAAAAGATAACAATAAAAATATCTCAAGCATATTAACCAATTTCTCTTCCATTAGCGATTCATTATCCGCAGCCGACATTGCCCAGACAATTAATAACGCTAAGCTAACATTAAAGCAAACCAATGAAATTCTTGATAAGATTAATTCAGGAAAAGGTTCAATGGGTATGTTAATAAATAACGATACCTTATATATGAACTTAGAGGCTGCCTCTAATGGTTTAACGAATTTATTAATTGATGTAAAGAATAATCCTAAAAAATACATGCACTTTTCTTTATTCGATACAGGTAAAACTGTTTATATGAATTCTGATAAATCTAAAAAGAAAAGAGATAAGTTAAATCAAGTTTATTATCGAGTACAAATTCTTTCAGCTTCGAAGCAAATAGCGCTGGATGACACTAGTTTAAAGGGACATAAGAAAGTTCAAGAGATCTTTTTTAATGGTCGATACAAATACACAATTGGACATACTCAGAACTATAAAGAAATTATACGTCAACTTAAAAAAATCAAGGAAGATTTTCCAGATGCCTTTGTCATAAAGATTAGCCCTGAGAATTGA
- the dnaA gene encoding chromosomal replication initiator protein DnaA — protein sequence MNNNHFQIWENCLSVIKDNVSPISYSTWFQPIVPLKLENEILTLQVPSHFFYEYLEEKYIDLLRKTLRKELGASAKLEYNVVMENNHMKDVKPLSVVVPGNNPANTKNRPVKNPFSQEEPSIKNPFVIPGIKKLQIDSQLNPDYTFANFIEGDCNRLARSAGWAVSENPGGTAFNPLVLYGDSGLGKTHLAQSIGLKAKELHPEKTVLYVSSQKFQTQFTEAIRNNNKNDFLHFYQMIDILIIDDIQELAGKEKTQNTFFHIFNHLHQSGKQLILTSDKAPIELKGMENRLLSRFKWGLSADLQNPDYETRVRILQQKAYKDGIILENDVIEYIATHVINNVRELEGALISLLAQSTLNKKELNLELAVEIIDKLVKNTKREISIDYIQKIVCDHFNMPVDLLQAKTRKREIVQARQIAMYFSKSMTKASLSTIGSQIGKKDHATVLHACKTVNNLIDTDRAFKTQIDEINKKLKM from the coding sequence ATGAACAATAATCACTTCCAAATCTGGGAAAATTGCTTATCGGTAATTAAGGATAATGTTTCGCCAATCAGTTATAGTACATGGTTTCAACCTATTGTACCACTGAAATTGGAGAATGAAATTCTTACTTTACAGGTACCTAGTCATTTTTTCTATGAGTATCTGGAAGAGAAATATATTGATCTTCTTAGAAAGACTTTAAGAAAAGAACTTGGGGCTAGTGCAAAACTGGAATATAATGTGGTAATGGAAAATAATCACATGAAAGATGTGAAACCATTATCAGTTGTTGTGCCTGGAAATAATCCGGCAAACACAAAAAATCGTCCAGTAAAGAATCCTTTTTCACAAGAGGAACCAAGCATCAAAAATCCATTTGTAATTCCTGGTATAAAAAAATTACAAATTGATTCTCAACTAAACCCGGATTATACTTTTGCTAACTTTATTGAAGGTGACTGTAATCGTTTAGCTCGTTCAGCAGGTTGGGCCGTTTCGGAGAATCCTGGTGGAACTGCATTTAATCCTCTTGTATTATATGGTGATTCTGGATTAGGGAAGACACATTTAGCTCAATCAATAGGGTTAAAAGCAAAAGAATTACATCCTGAAAAGACAGTTTTATACGTAAGCTCTCAAAAATTCCAAACTCAGTTTACTGAAGCAATTCGTAACAACAATAAAAATGACTTCCTTCATTTCTATCAAATGATCGATATCTTAATTATTGACGATATTCAAGAATTAGCTGGTAAAGAAAAAACACAAAATACATTTTTCCACATTTTCAACCATCTGCACCAATCAGGTAAGCAATTAATTTTGACATCTGATAAAGCACCCATTGAATTGAAAGGAATGGAGAATCGTTTACTTTCGCGTTTTAAATGGGGATTATCAGCAGATTTGCAAAATCCTGATTACGAAACAAGAGTTCGTATTTTGCAACAAAAAGCTTATAAGGATGGAATCATTCTTGAGAATGATGTCATTGAATATATTGCTACACACGTCATCAACAATGTTCGTGAACTAGAAGGTGCTTTAATTTCACTTTTAGCTCAATCAACTCTAAATAAAAAAGAACTTAATCTTGAGCTAGCAGTTGAAATCATCGATAAATTGGTGAAAAATACGAAGCGTGAAATTTCTATTGATTACATTCAAAAAATTGTTTGCGATCATTTCAATATGCCAGTTGATCTTCTTCAGGCTAAAACAAGAAAACGTGAAATTGTTCAAGCTCGTCAAATTGCCATGTATTTTTCAAAATCGATGACTAAAGCTTCGTTATCGACTATTGGTTCACAAATTGGTAAAAAAGATCATGCTACTGTTCTTCATGCTTGCAAAACGGTAAACAATCTGATTGATACGGATCGAGCATTCAAAACTCAAATTGATGAGATAAATAAAAAATTAAAAATGTAG
- a CDS encoding IMPACT family protein, producing MSNDTYKTISETSEGLYKEKGSKFIAYAYPVTSEEEIKAHIASLKKEYYDARHHCYAYMLGADKKDFRANDDGEPSSTAGKPILGQILSKDLTNILIVVIRYFGGTKLGVSGLIHAYKTAASEVISNAEILDKTVNDIYDIHFDYLVMNDVMKIIKDDQPLQLGQDFNLTCKITLSIRQSEVDRIIEKFNKIDSVKTDFVKTV from the coding sequence ATGAGCAACGATACTTACAAAACAATAAGCGAAACGTCCGAGGGATTATACAAAGAAAAAGGAAGTAAATTTATTGCCTATGCTTACCCTGTAACTTCCGAAGAAGAAATTAAAGCACATATTGCAAGCCTAAAAAAAGAATATTACGATGCTCGTCATCATTGTTATGCATATATGCTTGGCGCTGATAAAAAAGATTTTAGAGCCAACGATGATGGTGAACCTTCTTCTACTGCTGGAAAGCCAATTCTAGGACAAATACTATCGAAAGATCTTACCAACATTCTAATTGTGGTAATTCGCTATTTTGGAGGCACAAAATTAGGCGTTAGCGGTCTTATTCATGCGTACAAAACTGCAGCATCCGAGGTAATTTCAAATGCTGAAATTCTCGACAAAACAGTTAACGACATCTACGATATTCATTTCGATTATTTGGTGATGAATGATGTAATGAAAATCATAAAAGATGACCAGCCTTTACAATTAGGGCAAGATTTTAACTTGACCTGCAAAATTACCTTGAGCATTCGCCAAAGTGAAGTCGATCGAATCATCGAAAAATTTAACAAAATTGACAGTGTAAAAACAGACTTTGTTAAAACAGTATAG
- the pyrB gene encoding aspartate carbamoyltransferase, producing MDNKSLVSIDDYTKEEILEVLAKAAEFEKNPNSNMLEGKVVSSLFFEPSTRTRLSFETAISRMGGKIVGFTDASSSSTTKGETLNDTIKMVSNYSDLIVMRHPIEGSARYASEVSDVPVINAGDGANQHPTQTMLDLYSIQKTQGTLENLNIFMVGDLKYGRTVHSLLMALSHFNPTFHFIAPKELEIPRAYKIFMDKNNIKYQEHTEFNSIINDADILYMTRVQRERFADPLEYEKVKNVYILKNDMLKDTRDNLRILHPLPRVNEIAVDVDANPKAYYFEQALNGVFARQAIIAKALDL from the coding sequence ATGGATAACAAAAGCTTAGTGTCTATCGACGACTACACCAAAGAAGAAATTTTGGAAGTGCTTGCCAAAGCAGCAGAATTTGAAAAGAATCCCAACTCCAACATGCTTGAAGGCAAAGTTGTTTCATCTTTATTTTTTGAGCCATCAACAAGAACTCGCCTCAGTTTTGAAACAGCTATAAGTCGTATGGGGGGTAAAATTGTTGGTTTTACCGATGCCTCGTCATCAAGTACCACCAAAGGAGAAACATTAAATGATACGATTAAAATGGTTAGTAACTATTCGGATCTAATCGTTATGCGTCATCCAATTGAAGGTTCGGCTCGCTACGCCTCTGAAGTATCAGACGTTCCTGTAATTAATGCTGGTGATGGTGCCAACCAGCACCCTACTCAAACCATGCTCGATCTTTACTCTATTCAAAAGACGCAAGGTACGCTTGAAAATCTGAACATTTTCATGGTAGGTGATTTGAAGTATGGCAGAACAGTTCATTCATTACTAATGGCTCTTTCGCACTTTAACCCAACCTTCCATTTTATTGCACCCAAGGAATTAGAGATTCCAAGAGCGTACAAAATCTTCATGGATAAAAACAATATTAAATACCAAGAACATACCGAATTCAACTCGATCATTAATGATGCTGACATTCTTTATATGACACGTGTTCAGCGTGAGCGTTTTGCTGATCCTCTGGAATATGAAAAAGTTAAAAATGTATATATTCTTAAAAATGATATGCTAAAAGACACCAGAGATAATCTACGTATTCTTCACCCGCTACCAAGAGTCAACGAAATTGCTGTAGATGTGGATGCAAACCCCAAAGCCTACTATTTTGAACAAGCTTTAAATGGTGTTTTTGCAAGACAGGCTATTATTGCCAAAGCACTAGATTTATAA
- the pyrI gene encoding aspartate carbamoyltransferase regulatory subunit: MNAKKELQVSAIENGTVIDHIPAEYLFQVITILGLDNCGNSVTFGNNLESKLLGKKAIIKISDKFFEDEEINKISLIAPHAKLNIIRDYKVSEKKIVETPKKVIGIAKCMNPKCITNVEAVTTRFKVIEDSPITLKCHYCEKITDHKHIEII, encoded by the coding sequence ATGAACGCAAAGAAAGAATTACAGGTAAGTGCCATTGAAAATGGAACCGTTATCGATCATATTCCAGCAGAATATCTATTTCAAGTAATCACGATTTTAGGTTTAGACAATTGTGGCAATTCAGTAACATTTGGAAACAACTTAGAGAGTAAATTATTAGGAAAGAAAGCAATTATTAAGATTTCTGATAAATTTTTCGAAGATGAAGAAATCAATAAAATTTCTTTGATTGCTCCTCATGCAAAATTAAACATCATTCGCGACTATAAGGTTTCAGAGAAAAAAATTGTTGAAACACCTAAAAAAGTAATTGGTATTGCTAAATGTATGAATCCAAAGTGCATTACTAATGTAGAGGCGGTTACTACACGCTTTAAAGTAATCGAAGATTCTCCTATTACCTTAAAATGCCACTACTGTGAGAAAATCACAGATCACAAGCACATTGAGATTATTTAA
- a CDS encoding dihydrolipoyl dehydrogenase family protein, translated as MSIEKYDLVVLGSGPAGFSAAMRAIDFKKSVCIIEANHLGGAGIMNGALTSKAMWELSRDFSIASSVTRGYRASGLNVEYDKVQKTVIQAAKQKQLQMLSQIETYSKASENSGNITLKYGWGKFLDSNTVEIISHDKIEQVKGDNFIIATGSRPRPMPDVEVDNERIIDSDGIMNLKEFPERMIIIGSGIIGCEYATIFSNYNQTEVHLLDRQHKVIPYEDDDVSDFVSKGLEKNGVIIHHTANLRTIRKRSDCLEVVLDYQDGHSKVIEVDVAVVAVGRIPNLDNLGLENVNIKTTERGYLDINEACAIDNFKSCNIFAAGDVSGHAQLYSVGELQGRFIVEALYGNLEFPLDYSNMSTLMFFKPAVAAVGLNEKACKSQNIPYKVATYSNSLINRAIAMRASDGFVKIIVSDDGENRILGMRAAGPQASTLITSIAYQISQKGTLKDIRKNVHPHPSISEGVQECLRVFEGKSIYKPQAFPDFIKLESWHPEVVKENS; from the coding sequence ATGAGTATAGAAAAATACGACCTTGTTGTTTTGGGGAGTGGACCAGCAGGTTTCTCGGCAGCAATGCGCGCCATAGATTTTAAAAAATCGGTTTGTATTATTGAAGCGAATCATTTGGGAGGTGCTGGGATCATGAACGGTGCGCTTACTTCTAAAGCAATGTGGGAACTATCGAGAGATTTCTCAATTGCCTCATCGGTGACCAGAGGATATCGCGCATCTGGATTGAATGTAGAATACGACAAGGTACAAAAGACGGTTATACAAGCTGCGAAACAAAAGCAATTGCAAATGCTTTCGCAGATCGAAACCTACTCGAAAGCGTCAGAAAACTCTGGTAATATTACGCTAAAATATGGTTGGGGAAAATTTCTTGATTCGAATACGGTAGAGATTATTTCTCATGATAAAATAGAACAGGTTAAAGGAGATAATTTTATTATTGCTACAGGATCAAGACCTCGCCCGATGCCAGATGTAGAGGTTGATAATGAGCGTATTATCGATTCAGATGGAATTATGAATCTAAAAGAATTCCCTGAACGAATGATCATTATCGGCTCGGGTATTATTGGTTGTGAATATGCCACTATTTTTTCCAATTACAATCAAACAGAAGTTCATTTGCTTGATCGCCAACACAAAGTAATCCCTTACGAGGATGATGATGTGAGCGATTTTGTATCAAAGGGACTTGAAAAAAATGGCGTTATTATTCATCACACAGCAAATCTTAGAACCATTAGAAAACGATCTGATTGCTTAGAGGTTGTTCTCGATTATCAGGATGGGCATTCAAAAGTAATTGAAGTGGATGTTGCCGTTGTAGCAGTAGGTCGTATTCCAAACCTTGATAATTTAGGCCTGGAAAACGTTAATATCAAAACTACAGAAAGAGGCTATTTGGATATCAATGAAGCTTGTGCAATTGACAATTTTAAATCCTGTAATATTTTTGCCGCGGGTGATGTATCGGGACATGCTCAACTCTACTCTGTTGGTGAGTTGCAAGGTCGTTTTATTGTTGAAGCCCTATATGGCAATTTAGAATTCCCTCTGGATTACTCCAATATGTCAACTCTCATGTTCTTTAAGCCAGCAGTTGCTGCAGTTGGCTTAAACGAAAAAGCATGTAAAAGCCAAAATATCCCGTACAAAGTAGCTACTTACTCTAATTCTCTTATCAACAGAGCTATTGCCATGAGAGCCAGCGATGGATTTGTTAAGATAATAGTTAGCGATGATGGTGAAAACCGCATATTGGGTATGCGAGCTGCCGGACCTCAAGCTTCAACACTCATCACATCAATTGCTTACCAAATTAGTCAAAAAGGGACTCTCAAGGATATTCGAAAGAATGTACATCCTCACCCAAGCATATCTGAAGGTGTGCAGGAATGCCTGCGTGTGTTTGAAGGAAAATCGATATACAAACCTCAAGCATTCCCTGATTTTATCAAATTAGAAAGTTGGCATCCTGAAGTTGTGAAAGAAAACAGTTGA
- a CDS encoding DUF805 domain-containing protein yields MNYYLKALKQYVDFSGRARRKEYWMFVLFNLIFAIVAAILDNVIGSTMGVLPYGVIYILYSLALLLPGLAAGVRRLHDTGRNGWWMLIVLIPFIGSIWLLVLLVLDGDVEENEYGSNPKEVLA; encoded by the coding sequence ATGAATTATTATTTAAAAGCTTTAAAGCAGTATGTGGATTTTAGTGGTCGCGCAAGAAGAAAAGAGTATTGGATGTTCGTATTGTTTAATTTAATTTTTGCGATTGTAGCAGCTATATTAGATAACGTTATAGGCAGTACAATGGGAGTTTTACCTTATGGGGTTATATATATTCTTTATAGTTTGGCTTTGCTTTTACCTGGCTTAGCTGCTGGTGTTAGAAGGTTACATGATACAGGACGAAATGGTTGGTGGATGCTTATTGTATTAATTCCATTTATAGGCTCTATTTGGTTACTGGTTTTATTAGTGCTTGATGGTGACGTTGAAGAAAATGAATATGGATCTAATCCAAAAGAAGTATTAGCATAA
- a CDS encoding FKBP-type peptidyl-prolyl cis-trans isomerase, producing MKSIHIIAMLAILFICSCNTKPKATNEIALGDTLTTKSGLQYIYLKKGEGRKIETGSAVGTYLSLKVQDSVVWNTNELPDSLFTYVANYSRLIKGFTEITMLLREGDEVIAILPDSLAYGAKGAGDIIPPFATIVYDQFKVISVEEPKLFLSDTLLAILKAEDAEKSIAKYKEITNGLDSTKYHTDTEQLFRIHDVLSKEEKHQLAFDFIFPMAELTDNSRLKYKAAMSLEALGKVNQAKDILQKLLVKAPDNQQIKMKLKELSKKK from the coding sequence ATGAAATCCATCCACATCATTGCGATGCTTGCTATCTTATTTATCTGCTCGTGTAACACAAAGCCTAAGGCCACAAATGAAATTGCCTTGGGCGATACTCTTACCACCAAGAGTGGATTGCAATACATTTACCTGAAAAAGGGTGAAGGACGAAAGATTGAAACTGGATCAGCTGTTGGTACTTATCTTAGCCTAAAAGTGCAAGACAGCGTAGTTTGGAATACCAACGAACTTCCTGATTCTCTTTTTACCTATGTCGCTAACTATTCCAGATTAATTAAAGGGTTTACCGAAATAACAATGCTACTTCGTGAGGGCGATGAAGTAATTGCTATTTTACCGGATTCTTTGGCTTACGGAGCAAAAGGAGCAGGAGATATCATTCCACCGTTCGCTACTATTGTGTACGATCAGTTTAAAGTGATCAGCGTAGAGGAACCAAAGCTATTTCTATCGGATACATTGCTAGCTATTCTTAAAGCCGAAGATGCAGAGAAAAGCATTGCCAAATACAAAGAGATAACCAATGGATTGGATTCCACCAAGTACCATACAGACACCGAGCAACTGTTTCGCATTCACGATGTGCTTAGCAAGGAAGAAAAGCACCAATTAGCATTCGATTTTATTTTCCCGATGGCAGAATTAACCGATAATTCTCGTTTAAAATACAAAGCAGCTATGTCTTTAGAGGCATTGGGTAAAGTAAACCAAGCCAAAGACATATTACAAAAACTTCTTGTTAAAGCTCCAGATAATCAACAAATAAAAATGAAACTAAAAGAACTGAGTAAAAAGAAATAA